The region AAAAGCCGGTCTATTATGTGAGCAAAAGGTTGGCTGGCGCTGAGATTCGTTACACTCCAACAGAAAAGTTGGCCTATGCCCTAGTCATCTCTGCTCGAAAGTTGAGACCCTACTTTGAGGCACACCACATTATCGTCCTATCAAGTCAGCCGCTGAGGCATGTGCTGGGAAAGCCGGACTTGTCGGGGAGGATGCTCAAATGGGCGGTAGAGCTGAGTGCTTTCGACATCGACTATCGACCTCGGCCGGCCATCAAGGCACAGGCTCTTGCCGACTTTATCGTGGAAGGCACCCTACCAGATGAAGCAAACGAGGGGATTTCCCAGACTTGGACTCTCTCTGTAGATGGCAGCTCAAGTGTCGGAGGCAGTGGCGCTGGATTACTACTGCAGGGCCCCGATGGCCAGGCTTGGCCGTATGCCCTCCACTTCGAGTTCAATGCCTCTAACAATGAGGCCGAGTATGAGGCGCTCATTGCCGGGCTCAGACTAGCGGAACAGATGGGAGTTAGGGATCTGGAGGTATATTCTGACTCAAATTTGATTGTGCAGCAGGTCACAGGAGAGTTCGAGGCTCGAGAGGACGTCATGGCCCAATACTTGGCGATAGCCAAGGATCTTATGGCACGATTTCGGATAGTGAAAATCAATCATGTCCCACGAGCGCAGAATGCAGTGGCGGATGCTCTCTCGAGGATAgctgcttcttccttccctAGGAATTCCCGAGCTGTTTACATGGAGTCGTTGCCCCAGAAGAGCATAGAGACTGAGGCAGAGCAGCTTTGCGTAGAAGGGGTTGAAAGTTGGATGGATCCCATCGTAGCACATCTGACCAAGGGATGGCTACCTGAGGAGGAACTGGAAAGTCGAAAACTCAAGCGCCAGGCTGCCAAGTTTCTACTGGTGGGATCAGACCTTTATAAGAAATCCTTCACTCAGCCGCTACTGAAGTGTGTGGGGCCGGTCGAAGCCGACTACATCCTAAGGGAAATCCACGAGGGGATTTGCGGCAGTCACATCGGAGCTCGGTCTCTCTCCCAGAAGGCACTTCGGCAGGGGTATTACTGGCCGACAATGATGAGCGACGCTGGGCATTTGGTCCAGACTTGTGAGAGATGCCAAAAAACCTCCAACCTGGTTCACACCCCGGCAGCCGAACTCACCCACCTGGCTTCACCTTGTCCGTTTGCCAGGTGGGGAGTCGATATCCTCGGGCCTTTTCCACTAGCGGCTGGACAGAACAAATACTTGATAGCAGCCATCGACTACTTCACTAAGTGGGTGGAGGCCGAGCCTGTGGCGACTATTACAGGTCGGAGGGTAAAACAGTTCCTTTGGAAATCCATCGTCTGCCGGTTTGGTATTCCAAGGGTACTAATAACTGACAACGGCACCCAATTCGAAGACCGATCCGTGCAAGAATGGTGCCGAGAGTTGGGGATTAAGCAACATTTTACCTCGGTCGCCCATCCTCAAGCTAATGGGCAAGTAGAGCTTACGAACAGGACCATTCTACAAGGGCTCCGAGCTCGGGTTGAAAAGGCAGACGGCCAATGGGTAGATGAGCTCCCCAGTATTCTATGGTCTTATCGAACCACACCGCGAACGGCTACAGGAGAATGCCCTTTTACATTGTGTTATGGCTCGGAGGCTCTCATCCCTGTCGAGATTGGGGTAAGGAGCTATCGAGTGGAGCATTTCGATCCCGAGATTAACGAGCAAGGGCTAAGGTGCAACTTGGATTtgatggatgagctccgagaTCTGGCACGAATTCGACAAGCCGCATATAACCGGCGCATTGCTaggtactacaatcgacgagtccacgctaggagCTTCATGCCAGGAGACCTTGTCCTACGACGGTTCGACGTGAGCCATCCTCGGGAcatgaataaactaactccgaattgggaagggccgtacCGGGTGGTGGAATCCCTAAGTCcgggggcatatcgactagaagacatggaaggcaagcccctgaagcatacttggaatgtgcagaacttaaggaagttttatcaatgagTAGGGGAATTCCCTGAatctctttgtactctttttctttacgactaatggcaaggCTTCTCTTCATCTAATAGCAATTGTCCAAAGGATCATACTTCGtcgaagaaaaatccaagggtcacgagccctaggccgttctCAAAAGAGGACTAAGGGCCATGGAAAAAACCCTagctaacaccctccttcgcgtgggagtggctaaaaaccaagggtcacgagccctaggccgttctCAAAAGAGGACTAAGGGCCATGGAGAAACCCTagctaacaccctccttcgcgtgggagtggctaaaaaccaagggtcacgagccctaggccgttctCAAAAGAGGACTAAGGGCCATGGAAAAACCCTagctaacaccctccttcgcgtgggagtggctaaaaaccaagggtcacgagccctaggccgttctCAAAAGAGGACTAAGGGCCAGGGAAAAACTCTggctaacaccctccttcgcgtgggagtctctagaatccaagggtcacgagccctaggctgtccccaatggtggactaatggccaaggaaaaattacaaCACAGCACCCCCATGATAGTCGACCAAGGGAGAACCAAGAGTCAAATTCACCCTCGTCAACTATGGAAGGGATCGAGGCTCAACAAGTCTCAGTCCATATGTTCGCAAGCAAAAGATGAACAGTCAAAGTGAAGTACTATATAAAAACCAGAGGATCCAATACATGATAATAGGGGAAGTACAAAAAGGCCctagctaaaaaaaaaagaagaagaagaagagctcaAGCATCAGGAGGCGCATCACCATCGTCAGCCATCTCCGAGTCCTCCATCCCGGCCACAATTTCCGCAACAGACCGAACAGTGGACATGTCCAAGTCTGGATGAGCTCGTAATACCTCTGTCTCATGAGCTTGGAATCCCTTTGTCCAAGCGTCCTGTAGGTTCTTCTGGAGGAACTCCTCTACCTCAGGAAGCTTGATGGGCTCGGCATACTTGCGCTCGTATTGGCGAATGACTGAGTTCGCCCGAGATAGCTTGGAGCTCATCCGAGACAGCTCTGCCTCTAGCCCCTGAATACGTAGGTCTGAAGCCTGCCGCTGGGAGGACAACTCATCCAAGTTTTTCCTGTGGCTCTCCAGTAACTCGTCTCTTTCCTGCAGCTGGGTGTCTAGTTCCAAGGTCTTCTTGGAAGCTTGAGAGAAACGTCCGGAAAAGTCCGAAACGAGTGTGACCACCTACAATAGGCAAGGCAAGTAAGGACAACATAGATGAGACTGGAGGATGTTGATAAAGTATAGATGATTACCTGGGCCAGATACTTGCACAATGTGGCTTCTACGGCCTCCGAGGACTGCTCGGCCAACACCTGACGATCGGCGGGAGTGGCAAAGTGATGAATCATACGTCTGGCCACCTGAGTGTTCCGGCTGAGATCACTTGCCTTCACTCCCCAATCGGGAACATGGTCTGGACTATGGGGAGGAGACTCCGGGGCTGGCATGAGCTCTCTCGGAGGATGGGAAGTCCTCTTCCTTTTAGCACGACTAGGCTCTCCTTCCTCAGCAGGAGGAGCATTCAAGGCAGCCTTTCCCCCCGTAAGAGCTGGGGCGCCCTCGTCCTCCACGGGTCTCCGTTTGTTCTTCCCCCAGATAAAAGCTGTGCTCACCATTTCAGCTGCAAATGTGCAAACAAGATATTAAGGGCAAGAAAAGCGAGGTAGAAAAGTATGAAGATAGTGGGAAAATGACTACCCAAAGTGACATCAGGCTCGAAGCAAGTGTGAGTGGATAAACCCCCCAAGTACAAGGTGCGATCACATATCAGGACCCGAGCGCTGATAGGGTTCAGCTCTCTCAAAATCTGAATATTGTGAAGCTCGTCCTGCGTGATCTTGCGACTACGGACCTTTGAGGGCTGGAAAGCCCACTCAACTGGCACCCCGAAGCTGACCCCCCGGTCTTTCAAGCcagcaaagaaaaatctactCTTCCATCGTTTTACCGATGTGGGGTTATCGACTACGAACTGACGCTGGTTGAGGGGGGAAAAAGCAAATCGAGGTTCAGTTTTGCTAATGGAAATTACTTTGAACATCCTAAAGAAAAGTTGAGCAGTGGGCTCAATGTCCCGAGCTCGACAACAGAGAATGAAGGTAGATAGGCACCTCCAGCCATTGGGAGTCAACTGAGAGGGGCATAACCCAACGATAGCAAACACCTCAACTACAGGAGTCGCGAGAGGAAATCTAAGGCCGGCAGCCAAGGCCTGCTCGTAGACGGTGATACAGCCATAGGGGGCCTGGTGAGCTTTCAGACCTCGGGGTTCACTATACCAATACTCATCATGAATGAGACGGTATTTTCGGAGGAGGGGAAACAACTCCCTCTCGGTTATGGTAGAATGGTCCGTGGTTAGATCCTCGGGTAAGCTTTCTAAGTTGGGATCACTACTCACATGAGACTCCAAAGTGGGATGAGGTGAAACTCTCTCAGGCCTCCTAAGTTTCCCAGGCCTACGAAGGGGGCCGTGAGGGGGGCTGGATAACTCGGTGTGTGATTCCTCACTACTTGAGCAGGTACTAGAGCTCTCGGAatcggaggaagaagaagaagaagaagacatgctAAAAAACGAGCAGAAGTAGTTAAGAGAAGGTCACTGACCAGGAGAATAAAGGCCGAGGTCAAGAAAAAACAACCACGACTGGGCTAGAGCCTCGGAGAGCTCAGTAGACGCGATTTAGCTTGGGAAAACCTTGAGTCACACCtgcaaaaaaaagaagagccaaGGAAACAGGTTAGTAAAGTTGTCTTGTTTTAAAGATcgtttttgttattattaacaaagGAAAAGCCCGAGGACTTTGTCAAAGTctcaagggtcggccatggccgactcAAGGGCAcccctaacatatatatattatatatgtatatgtatatacatatattaaattaaaaaaaaaaaaaaaaggggaaaagtctcaagggtcggccatggccgacccaaggACAcccctaacatatatatattatatatgtatatgtatatatatatattataaaaaaaaaaaaaaaaaaaaaaaagaaaaaatctgcTGAAGGAGAGCAGGAGgggggcggccatggccgacctcggccatggccgattcggCCAGGGCCGAACCCCTCGGCcctggccgacctcggccaggccGAGCCAAGCGCTCGGCCGTGGCCGAGGGGCTCGGCCTCGCCGAGATCTGGCGAGGCCGAGCCAGAGCTCGGCCTGGCTCGGCCatgtcggccatggccgagctcggccagctcggccatggccgagcaagCTCGGCCTCGCCTTGGCGAGGCCGAGAGCGGCCGACCTCGGCCGCGGCCGAGGTCGGGCCAGACCAGGCcaggccgacctcggccatggccgaggcggCCTGGCCAGGTCGACCTCGGCCAGGCAGGGGCGCCTGGCCGAGGGAAAacccaatttttaaaaaaaaaaaaaaaaaaaaaaaaagcaaaaaaaacaaagagaagaaaagataaaaaataaataaataacaaataagaaaaaataaaagcaaaggaggatgggaaagactaacctcaaggagatgaatgcttgtcttgaaataataagtgtggggtggggccttagggcttatatagaggggacccaaaggaagaaaaattcaaaatgacaatGTTTCCCTCCAAACGAATTCTTCCCTCCAACCAAAACTCATCCCTATAATTTCAGGGTAGTAAATGAGGTTTTAAAGCACtaatctcaattttaaaaatactctcGTGCGCCTTGGTAAAAATCAACAGTCAGGCAAcctactcctcgacccagcaTGGTTTTCAGCTCGGtccaaggagtggggggcaagtgatgtggcatcaactgaaattactagaatacccttacgctctgatagtctcacctgccacgcggaccacctgagagaccgacacgtggcaattCAACACAccggagcggagcccgggaaatccgggccgaaccgcaagacccgttccagcttgaccgggattctcgggggtcgtgcccgctcatctcgggtaccccaaaacggtttcgcctataaaagacaaggactctcgccaggtatagACAAGCTCTATAGCTCTCTCACTTACTACTACTTGCTtcactctactgatttgagcgtcggagtccaccccgggggatccaagccccggccctccattgtcttgcaggtcctacacccgaggtccgacatccccaagtccgaggttccattcccgaggtccagtcgcagaggtggcacgtggtggtcggtcccaaaaaccatcatcacgCTGGTAAGCAACCTTACCCACCATTGCCAAGACTGGATATGAAACTTTATATTTCCAAATCCACACTTTATGAATATTTCAACGGACTTTAAATTAGAGTGGTATCGACTTCACCATGACAATATCTTCAATTTGAAACTGCACCATGCACTGCTTCTTGTCCACCTATTTCTTATGTCATGGACCATGATTCCCTAATGTGGGTCCATCAAGGATGGCTCCATATTCTTATTGTGTGCTGGTATTTTGGTTATGGATGGAGGTATATAGCCATTCAAGATATTGATTTACATTATTTGTGCTTATTACTGGAGAAGGATGGTCGACCTTCTTCTTGGACGCTCGAAGATAGGGGTATCACACAAGGGAATTTAGTATCTCTTGATAAGTGGTATCAAAGGCAACTCGGTGGTCTCACAGGGGTGAGGATTGGGTGGTCATAGGGTTCGACAAAGGCAAATTTGCGTCTTTGAAGGATAAACATAAGAAAGTGTTATGGTTTGGAGGCATTCAATGCTAAGAGCTTCTAGATTGAGTAGATAATGGGCACTCAAAAATGTTTTATCGTCATTGAGGAGCATAGCCAAGGACATAAGCAAACCAAGTTTCATTTGTAATGACACTGTTACGAGTTTGGGTAAGGAAATATGTCATGGGCCAACTGTGCATAGAGAATGGTGTCCATATTCTTGTCAAATGTTGATATATATTGGTTGGGGATGCAGGTTTGTTACATTTCAACATGttaatttacattatttatGGTTGTTGCTTAAGAATGATGGTCAGCTTTCCCTTTTAACCATTGGGGGGTAGGGGTGCTACACAAGGGAAACCTGTGTTACCATAGTTTGCTCCTATTATCTCTTATCTTTAGATCACTACTgcattaatcttttttttttttggtaagtgCTTTGGTAATCTTTTTGCACTTCTCTTTTGTCGCAAAAAAGTAAAGTTAAATGAGAGAAATAAGATATACTTGTGCTAGTAAAGTCACAAATCTACAACCAATTGTGTCTTTGCCATCTCTAGATAGCattcattgttttctttttctttttttattcaaaactcTTATCCTATTGGTTTTGATAGCCAATGGCACCATCTCAAACACTTCCATAATGTTCTCTATCCTTCTATCTCTATTATGGACAATCGTCATCCTCTCTTTCCACTACTCATGTCCTTTCCATTTTCCCTAGAAGCTCATGGAATACCACTATATTCTATCATCTTATCTTAGTTGAATATCTTGATTATTTGAGGTTTGGTCTTTGTTCGGTgggttttttagtttttatagcTATTGACCTCTATTACAAATCTACCAAAAAAGGCAAATGTTACCATCACTATTGATTAAAGAACTAAGTTCGAGAGATTGTTATAAAAAGTTcaaaatggataattttttcatttatccattttttttggtctttttcttcttgttgatttgagttctcttttttttttctctccaattttttatttatttatctattctttttttgtttgtttttctttttgttactATTGTTGTTGATTTGAGttctcttctcatttttctcttacACACACAGCGATCTTTATAAAGAATTACATTCAACTATTATGCCCAAATCTCACATCCCTTATCAATTATTAGAAAGTCCAATCACATTTCAAAGGTGTGGGAGAAGAGAGATCTTATTTGAAACTacctttataatattttaaatttaaaataaattatagagaAACTTTGGTGTATTTATTTGAagctttatttaaaaaaaatttgaagacaaattttttttgaaagggATTGGATGTAATATcctagattttaaaaaattcaaaaaaaaaaaaatagagatagtGATGTATCTAAAAAAAATGGTCTACAAGGCTCTTGTAGGtatttcaataattttgaaattagggcattaatgaaattttaaaaatattttgtgggtGCGAGTGACTTTTTCTAAAAGCCAagcacaacaaaaaaaaaaaaaaaaaaacaatctaGGGGAAATTgtgtttttatgaaatttatagaaattaagaacataaaaaaaatggCCTTACTCAAATTAAATAGAATAAGGGCAAAATGCAAATACTTGAAACATTTGGAGTGTGAATACAAAACATAAGTCATTGTCACACTACAACATTAGTCACCTCATTCAATAGGCCTACAACAACTATGAACAAGGCCATTCGACAAGCCTACGATAGTTACGAACGAGGCCATCGATAGGCTAGACATCTTGATTAGCAAACAAAGCCTTTGATTTGACTATTTAAGGAAGTTGGTCGATCAATTTTTGCTTATTAATAGGGCATGGGTTTACCAAGGAAAAATGACTCAATCAAGCCATCTATGTATTAAATTGAAGGTTTTGAGTTGAGAGCATAAGGAGAAATTTGGGAGGTTTGGGAAGTCTTGGTGATGATTTAGGTGATTTTTGCATCATTGTTGGAAAATTATCAGTCCTCGACCTTTGAGCCAATTCAACAATGGTTGATCAAATTCTGGGCAGAACTAGAAGAATGAGAATAAAgaataggaaataaataaagagatgatgaaaatagaagaaagcaaaaaaaaaatgtaacattAACCAACCGACAatgaaaaaacaactataaaagataatcaattctTAGGCACATGTATCAGATGCACCTAGCCAACACGGTTGGGTCTGGCGCATGTAGCACACATGTagaatagaaaaaggaaaatagaaaagaaaaaaataaaaaaataaagaaaaaagatgagaaataaaaaaaatcttaaaaatttttTGAAGTAAAGTGACGCGTCAAGCAAGTTTGAGGTTCAAGAAGTATTTTAGGCACATCATTTGAGAATGACACAAATCAAGAAAGTGagatttatttacttattaacGAATTAACTTAAGTAACTCTTCTCAAaaactcaatttatttattatgtattattaattattgtatttattaatagttGTGATACATCAaaatgtatgttatttgcatTAAGAATGTGACTAAATTGCATGTATATTATTGTTTGACCATGATAAGAAAATGAAGTTAGTTTATAAGGTTATTTACATTATTTTCAAAGTGACAATTAATAAGATAATCATCGTAACTACATCATGATCAaagttaatatattatatgttgaatCAGCGTGACTAGGTTGAGTGACATCatgtacaaaaatatttttgagtcattactaaataatttaacatttaatatggCATACTCAAAAGTGCTAGCTGACTAGTAAGTTAGTAATAgcaagaacaaggagaagatTCATGACTAGCTTGTTAGCGAgggcatttttgtaattttatattatttagatataatttgtgttttcttagatgatataattttgaACGCCTACATTTTATATCTTTAAAGCTATATTTTAAATGAAtacatattaaaattatataccTTTCATTAGGCTACTATTTAGACTCAATTCTATGCATCATTCTAATTACatgtcttaattttattttattgacaaTGTTATGTTGGGGAGTTGGGGCGTGTTTAAATTACTAgattatatatcattatccatttATTAATACACACCTAAACATTAAGGCATTGTAAAATAGTTGATATTAATGACATACCCAAACACCAAGCATTTTAAAGTAATtgtatttggataaatttttaatatttattgtctTAAGAATAATGattaaagtataatatatataatttttatataagatatatttattatattttgtttttaatctcAAACCTTTCttattaatcaattataaaTGCACCTTAATGTTTTTGTTCAAACTAAGgtacatttattgtatcttaaGTTAATggttagtattattttttttaaggtaatatttgttaaaataggCAAAATAAGAGAATATCAAGATAAGGTCGGAATGTTTTTCGGACTAAGATATAGAATAGTTAAGATAAAGTTGTGAAGCATtgcaagatttttatcaaactatttgttaaatattttaaaatatattagagaacacaaatcatcatttttttcttatctataaagaccAAAATATGCTTATCTTAAGGAGAGGGatataagcatatcttgaaCAATCAATATAAgaggtcattaatgattttttcaagaattgtcagaaaaatttaacaaacatgttgaaaataatagaaattcgGAATGCATCCCATATCTTGGCTTTTTCAccccatatcttgattaacaaatgccccctatataaataatattataagttATGATTGATGACAATGTCATCAATTATTTGACGCCTCCTTATTGGAGGAGATTAAGGAGACCATGTATCTTGTTTTCTTTGCCTAACACTTCCTCCAATGACGATATAACACATGAATGATGACACTATCATTAGTCATAACTCATagcattattttaaataatttcgctaaataaattttacaacaaGACAACAAGggaattaaaattccaaaataatttatgaaaatgatAGTATTAGtaatatacaattattatatcAAAGTTAGATAATCataaattcttgaattttgttccatttattatttatataatgaattttaatctttatcaaatatatacttaaatttttataattgtaaCAATTACACAATACTGTTAGATTCAAACTAACgaagtaatttttttacaaaatttcattaaaaattagagaattgagaacatttaaaaaaatggtaAATTGCAATATCCCCTGTAGTTTCAGTTATTTAAGGAGACCCCCGTGgtcaaaaatgtttttaaatgtGCTTATGGTTTATATTTCTTTCCTTACCCTCTCCTTTACTAACTTAGTCACTTAAAccataattaagttaaattaaattaattaaataaaattgaactaaatttaatcacacaaaataaaaaaacaaaaattttaacaaataaaatgccaaaaaaaataggaaagctataatatcccaaaattttggaaataataataaatattaatttcggtatttgaggatttaaggtatcaagataataataataataataataataataataataataataataataataataataataataataataataataagtaaatcaaattaatttaaattaaattaaattaattaatatgttaaATTTGTGTGGCTGTGTGCGTGTGCTTGGGGGCCAAGTATGGCACAGTGGCCTTTctcaagaattaaaatagaaagcTGAGGAAAGTGAGAGAACGAGAGAAAGAGCAATGAGCCGAGAGATTGAGGGAGGGGGAGAtgaagggaaagggaaagagattgagagatagaaagagggagagaggcgCAACAACCATGGAAGCTGGCCAAGCTTCACTCGGCCATGGTAGCCGAGCCAGGAAGCAGCAGCCAGGGGGGGCGACGcgggcagcagcagcagcgcACGTGGCCGTGGGAGGCGGAGCTGGAAACGGGGCTGGCCAGCGGTGCTGCTGGCCGGAGGAGGCAGCAGCAGGTGGCCGCTGGTGCGTGCGGCCATGCTGGTGCGCTGAGACAATTGTgcgcgggaagaagaagagaaaagaagaagaaaagaaaaggaagaataagaa is a window of Diospyros lotus cultivar Yz01 chromosome 10, ASM1463336v1, whole genome shotgun sequence DNA encoding:
- the LOC127811183 gene encoding uncharacterized protein LOC127811183, whose product is MVSTAFIWGKNKRRPVEDEGAPALTGGKAALNAPPAEEGEPSRAKRKRTSHPPRELMPAPESPPHSPDHVPDWGVKASDLSRNTQVARRMIHHFATPADRQVLAEQSSEAVEATLCKYLAQVVTLVSDFSGRFSQASKKTLELDTQLQERDELLESHRKNLDELSSQRQASDLRIQGLEAELSRMSSKLSRANSVIRQYERKYAEPIKLPEVEEFLQKNLQDAWTKGFQAHETEVLRAHPDLDMSTVRSVAEIVAGMEDSEMADDGDAPPDA